From Spiroplasma endosymbiont of Amphimallon solstitiale:
ATGCAGGTAGAAAATTAATAATTTTAACTTTAATAGAAATTAATACTATTAATCATTTGTTAATTACTAAAAATTATGCTCTTGATATAATTGCTAATTTTTTAAAGGAAAATAAAATAAAAAGTATTTCAACAAAAACTTTATATAACATGTTTAAAACAAATCGAATGGGTTTTGATGAAAATAACTTATTGAGAAAAGGAAAAAATAAACCTCACAAACAAAAAGAAACTAGGGGCAGAATTAATAATTGTAAGTCTATTCATGAAAGAAATTTAATCATTCCTAATATTAAAAATATAGAAGAATTTGGTCATTTAGAGGGTGATACTATCATTGGTAAAGATCATAAAAGTTCTATTATTACTTTAGCTGATATATGATCAAAAACCACAATTCCTTTAGCAACTAAAAATAATAAATCAGAAAATATTACAAAAAGTATAATAAAATTTATTTCAAAGTTACAAAAAGGAACAGTTAAAACTATTACTTTTGATCGTGGTAAAGAATTTAGTAAATGAAAATTAATCGAAAAAAATTGTAATGTTAAGATTTATTTTGCAGATCCTGGTAAACCTTGTCAAAGAGGTTTAAATGAAAATAATAATGGTATTTTAAGAAGATATTTACCAAAATCTACAGATCTATCTTCATATAAACAAAAAGATTTAAATACTATAGCATTTCAAATTAATTCTACACCCAGAAAATCACTATCTTATAAAAGACCAATAGATTTAATACAATTATTTTAAAAAACTGTCCCATTTATATTTACAATTCAGGATACTGCTAGTAAACCGTTACCTTTTCTTGATTTTAATCAATTAGCACATGATTTAACTAATACACGACTAGGAACTCAAAACAGTAATGTTGATTGAGAAAAATTATATAAAGATGTTGGTTTAAGTCAACTTGCTACTGAAACAGCAAAAAAAGAACAATTACGTTTTTATAATATTATGGCAGGAGTATATGGTAAAAATAACATTTTACGTTTAATGCAAAGTGTTACTCAAGCACCAATATCAAATAAAAATGTCGTTGCTTATAATCAATATTCTTATCTAATTAATAGTCAACGTCAAATTTATGGTCCAGTATTAAGGGCCAACCACCAAGTAGCTACTAAAGAAATTAGCGCAAACTATCAAGCGGGTTGATGAGCAACTAATAACATAATTAGTGTTAGTACTCATGAATATGGTCATGCTTTCGATAATTTTTTATCATTAACGGATGCTGATCGTAGTACGTTTAATAACAATTGAAATTGACCTAAAAATAATAAAATCGAAAATTGTTTACTTAATAAAAATATTTTTAAAATTAATAATGATTATTCATCTGTTTGAAGAGCACAAAATCACGTGATGAGTGCGCCAATTTCCTTTAATTTTGTAGAAAAGTAGTGGTATTAGTAAAATTAGCAAAAATATATTTTTATATGGTATTTTTAATATTAAAGAGGTGATTTTAAATGAATAAAATACAGTAAAAGAAATTTTAAATAATTTGTCTGATAAAGATTTTATTGAGATTTTTAGAGAAAATAAAACTAGAATTAAACAAATTGAAAAAAAAGAAAAATTTGAAGCAGTCGAACAAAAATTCAAAGAGAAAGGGATTCAATGTCCAGATTGTAGTTCTTTTTTGTGTACTAAATATGGTAGTAAAGATTATAAGCAAAGATATAAATGTAAAAGTTGTAATATTACTTTTCATGCTTTTAAAAATCATTATTTTTATTGAAGTCATTTATCTCATGATCAATGAGATTTATTGATACAAATAGCTACTTTAGGTCAATCTGCTTACATTATTTCTCAATTTATTAATACTACAAATAAAACTGCCTGATTTAATCGTCAAAAATTTATGAAATCAACACAATTAGTAAAAACACAAAATCAATTTGTAAAATTAAAAGCTAGAATTGAAGTTGACGAAACTTTTATCAAAGAAATTCATAAAGGAAACTTTAAAGATCCAAATGATCCAAGAAAACAATGAATTGAAGAAAATGCTAAAGATTTAAATTGTTGTATTCAAATGGCAATTGATGAAAACCGAAATATCTATGCTCAAACAACAAATACTAAAAGATTAAATAAAAAATGAGTACAAGAAAACTTAACATCGAAACTTATCGAAGAAAATTCAATTATAGTTTGTGATATGCAAGTATTATATGATACAGTAGCTAAACAAACTAAATCCACTATCCAGCAGTTTAAATCAAAAGAAAATAAAGAATTAAATTATAAAAAATTAAGTAATGTCAGTAAAATACAATCAAGTTTAAAAGAATTTATTACTCATTACCATGGCATTGGATTTACCAATATTCAAAATTACCTCAATTTATGGAAATGAAAATATCAACACTACGGATTAACCCCTTATCAAAAATCCAATGTGTTATATTTCAGTTTGTAAAAAAAATAAATCCCAAAATTTAATAAAATCAAATTTTAAGTCAAGTTGATGACTTTTTTTATTTTACCACTACTTTTCTACAAAATTAAAACCAATTTCTGATTGTAGTCAATTATTAATGGATTACTTAAATGATAAAGTTAATATTAGTAATAGTGATTATCAAAAAAGATTAGTATTCCCAATGATTATTGTGCAAAGTAATTATGGTCGTATGTTTTGAAGCCAAGCGAAACCTTATAAAAAGGTGAATTTTTTGCCGAAGCCTTTGCTGAATGATTATTAACGCCGCAATCTGGACGAGGGTGAAATTGAGAATTATTAAATGATTTTTTTATTAAAAAATTACCAACTTATTTATAAATTTTTCCATAAAATATTTTAATTAATAAACTTTTTTAATTCTTCTGTTTTTAAAATTCCTAAAATTTTATTAAAAGTAATATTATTTATACCAGTTAATCTTAATAATCTTGTATTTTTAATAGTTTTTAATTTATCAAATATCATAGATTTCCTATCTTTTTTAATTTTAATCATATTCTAAAAATTAAATTTTAATCCAAGAAGTCTATTATATAGAGAAACATGAAGCAATATTAATAAAGGAAAATTATATAAAATAATAACCTAAAAATAAAATAATATTTATTTTTTTACAAATTAATTATTATTAATAAGTTTTATTAATTTCTTTTGTCTAACAAAATAACCAATTAAAATTAAAACTCCAGGAATAACAAATGTTGTTAAACTAAATAAACCTGTTAAAAATAATCATTTTTCTTCAATAAAATAATTATTTAAACAAAGTAAAAAGGGAATCACTTGAAATAGTCCATAAATAATTATTAAAATAATAACTAGTGAAAAATAATTAAAAAATGTAAATATTCCATAAATAATACAATTAATAAGTAATATTATTGACATAATCATTCCAATTATTAAACCTATTTTAATAAAATTATTATTATTTATCATTTTTTCACTACTCCTTTTTTTACTTTATATAAAATTTTAATATAAAATGTTATAATATTATTATACTACTTATGGGAGAAAGATAATCTAATGCAAAAAATAAATATTTTGTTTAAAAATCAGATTCAAAAGAAAATTAAAGTAAATAATTTATTAAAACATAAAAATCAAATTGTATATTTTTATAATGTAATTATCTTTAAAACATATATATTAGTTTATTATTATTACTATAAATAAAAAACACAAACTTAAAATACTACCAATTGATAATAATATTATAAACTACTACTTTTTCATCTAAATTAATAATTTAACAAGTTAATATTATTAATTTTTTTAAAAAAATTCTTTAAAAGAATACTATAAAAATAGTAGGCACTGCTTATAAGAAAATAAATAACCTGAATTGTAAATATAAATGGGACAGTTTTTTAAAATAATTGTATTAAATCTATTGGTCTTTTATAAGATAGTGATTTTCTGGGTGTAGAATTAATTTGAAATGCTATAGTATTTAAATCTTTTTGTTTATATGAAGATAGATCTGTAGATTTTGGTAAATATCTTCTTAAAATACCATTATTATTTTCATTTAAACCTCTTTGACAAGGTTTACCAGGATCTGCAAAATAAATCTTAACATTACAATTTTTTTCGATTAATTTTCATTTACTAAATTCTTTACCACGATCAAAAGTAATAGTTTTAACTGTTCCTTTTTGTAACTTTGAAATAAATTTTATTATACTTTTTGTAATATTTTCCTTTAATTTTGTAGAAAAGTAATGATACATGATAAAGTGTTATTTTTAGAGAATTTTTACACTAAATAATGTTACTTTTAACAAATTTTTAATTAAAAATAATATTTTAAGTGTAAATCGATGAATAATTTTTGGTCATCCATACTTTTCTACATAATTAAAAATATTTTCTGATTTATTATTTTTAGTTGCTAAAGGAATTGTGGTTTTTGATCATATATCAGCTAAAGTAATAATAGAACTTTTATGATCTTTACCAATGATAGTATCACCCTCTAAATGACCAAATTCTTCTATATTTTTAATATTAGGAATGATTAAATTTCTTTCATGAATAGACTTACAATTATTAATTCTGCCCCTAGTTTCTTTTTGTTTGTGAGGTTTATTTTTTCCTTTTCTCAATAAGTTATTTTCATCAAAACCCATTCGATTTGTTTTAAACATGTTATATAAAGTTTTTGTTGAAATACTTTTTATTTTATTTTCCTTTAAAAAATTAGCAATT
This genomic window contains:
- a CDS encoding IS30 family transposase; the protein is MYKYLTIESIIAIKEYKSYGFSIRKIAKAIDYSKSTVHRVCRLLNQNLLPLEILNKIQKNKQNAGRKLIILTLIEINTINHLLITKNYALDIIANFLKENKIKSISTKTLYNMFKTNRMGFDENNLLRKGKNKPHKQKETRGRINNCKSIHERNLIIPNIKNIEEFGHLEGDTIIGKDHKSSIITLADIWSKTTIPLATKNNKSENITKSIIKFISKLQKGTVKTITFDRGKEFSKWKLIEKNCNVKIYFADPGKPCQRGLNENNNGILRRYLPKSTDLSSYKQKDLNTIAFQINSTPRKSLSYKRPIDLIQLF
- a CDS encoding IS30 family transposase, whose translation is MYHYFSTKLKENITKSIIKFISKLQKGTVKTITFDRGKEFSKWKLIEKNCNVKIYFADPGKPCQRGLNENNNGILRRYLPKSTDLSSYKQKDLNTIAFQINSTPRKSLSYKRPIDLIQLF
- a CDS encoding transposase-like zinc-binding domain-containing protein; protein product: MSDKDFIEIFRENKTRIKQIEKKEKFEAVEQKFKEKGIQCPDCSSFLCTKYGSKDYKQRYKCKSCNITFHAFKNHYFYWSHLSHDQWDLLIQIATLGQSAYIISQFINTTNKTAWFNRQKFMKSTQLVKTQNQFVKLKARIEVDETFIKEIHKGNFKDPNDPRKQWIEENAKDLNCCIQMAIDENRNIYAQTTNTKRLNKKWVQENLTSKLIEENSIIVCDMQVLYDTVAKQTKSTIQQFKSKENKELNYKKLSNVSKIQSSLKEFITHYHGIGFTNIQNYLNLWKWKYQHYGLTPYQKSNVLYFSL